One Nitrospirota bacterium DNA segment encodes these proteins:
- the fliR gene encoding flagellar biosynthetic protein FliR, with translation MTNVVHLSLPQFQNLIVILVRVAGILAVTPILGSRSVPVHVKTGLVLVLSFVLLPFVQVAGLPGDPLLLGAGLSAEFLVGLVLGLGVRAVFVGIEVAGEVMGHQMGLGVVQLFDPTTSQQIPLVGHFQTLVASLVFLSLNAHFIVVDAIAHSFEVVAPFSARLSDAIVQDVVRISQGMFTVALKLAAPIMVTMLLINLAMAALGRTVPQLHVFILSFPLTIAAGLLVIGAALPFTVGLYEAEFVGLGETVYGLMRMLGHG, from the coding sequence ATGACCAACGTCGTTCATCTTTCGCTTCCACAGTTCCAGAATCTGATCGTGATCCTCGTGAGGGTCGCGGGCATCCTGGCGGTGACGCCGATCCTGGGCAGCCGCTCCGTGCCCGTTCATGTCAAGACCGGCTTGGTCCTGGTCCTGAGCTTCGTGTTGCTGCCCTTCGTCCAGGTTGCCGGCCTGCCAGGCGACCCGCTGCTGCTCGGAGCCGGCCTGTCCGCCGAATTCCTGGTCGGCCTGGTGCTGGGCCTGGGCGTGCGCGCGGTCTTCGTGGGCATCGAGGTGGCGGGGGAGGTGATGGGGCACCAGATGGGGCTGGGGGTCGTCCAGCTCTTCGACCCCACGACGTCCCAGCAGATTCCGCTGGTCGGCCACTTCCAAACCCTGGTGGCGTCCCTGGTGTTCCTCTCGCTCAACGCCCATTTCATCGTCGTGGACGCAATCGCCCACAGCTTCGAGGTGGTCGCGCCCTTCAGCGCCCGCCTGTCCGACGCGATCGTGCAGGACGTCGTCCGAATCTCCCAGGGCATGTTCACGGTCGCGCTGAAGCTGGCGGCGCCGATCATGGTCACGATGCTGCTGATCAACCTGGCCATGGCGGCCCTCGGCCGGACGGTTCCCCAGTTGCACGTGTTCATCTTGAGCTTCCCGCTGACGATCGCCGCCGGCTTGTTGGTCATCGGGGCCGCGCTTCCCTTCACGGTCGGGCTCTATGAAGCCGAGTTCGTCGGCCTCGGCGAGACGGTGTACGGGTTGATGAGGATGCTGGGACATGGCTGA
- the flhB gene encoding flagellar biosynthesis protein FlhB: MAERDDTRTEQATAKRKAESRKKGQVPVSREVPTAAVLLGGIGLLWLLSGPAAAGLLDVMRRWLSLATEQGGRQSVTADLFQDLLLTFAVDTLSLSLPFIACVTAIGAASYVAQTGFLWNSEGLQMDPGRLNPVAGLGRFFSLRAVVELLKSILKISVIAWAGFAAVQDDLPGLPGLVQYDLWGALSVTVWLAFKVALAIALTVAVLSAADYAYQRFEWERSLRMSKQEIKQEQRETEGDPLLRARVRSLQREMARNRMMAAVPKADVVITNPTHLAVALRYDQASMAAPVVVAKGAGYVAQRIKDVANEHGVTVIENQLVARSLYKLVEIGQEIPSDLYRAVAEILALVYRAKGRGIVG; this comes from the coding sequence ATGGCTGAGCGGGACGACACCAGGACCGAGCAAGCGACAGCCAAGCGGAAGGCGGAGAGCCGGAAGAAGGGGCAGGTTCCCGTCAGCCGCGAAGTGCCCACCGCCGCCGTGCTCCTCGGCGGCATCGGCCTGTTGTGGCTCCTCTCGGGCCCGGCCGCCGCCGGGCTCCTCGACGTGATGCGCCGATGGCTGAGCCTGGCCACGGAGCAGGGCGGACGACAGTCCGTCACGGCCGACCTCTTCCAGGACCTGCTGCTCACGTTCGCGGTGGACACCTTGAGCCTGTCGCTCCCCTTCATCGCGTGCGTCACGGCGATCGGGGCCGCGTCCTACGTCGCCCAGACCGGCTTCCTGTGGAACAGCGAGGGGCTGCAGATGGATCCCGGCCGTCTCAATCCGGTCGCCGGGCTGGGGCGGTTCTTTTCCCTGCGCGCGGTCGTCGAGCTGCTCAAATCCATCCTCAAGATCTCGGTCATCGCCTGGGCCGGGTTTGCGGCGGTGCAGGACGACCTCCCGGGGCTGCCCGGCCTGGTGCAGTACGACCTGTGGGGCGCGCTGAGCGTCACGGTCTGGCTCGCGTTCAAGGTGGCGCTGGCCATCGCGCTGACCGTCGCCGTTCTGTCAGCCGCGGACTACGCCTACCAGCGGTTCGAATGGGAGCGCAGCCTGCGGATGAGCAAGCAGGAAATCAAGCAGGAACAGCGGGAGACCGAGGGAGACCCGCTCTTGCGGGCGCGCGTGCGCAGCCTCCAGCGCGAGATGGCGCGCAACCGGATGATGGCCGCCGTGCCCAAGGCCGACGTCGTGATTACGAACCCGACGCACCTGGCGGTCGCCCTGCGCTACGACCAGGCCTCGATGGCGGCGCCGGTGGTCGTAGCCAAGGGTGCGGGCTACGTCGCTCAGCGGATCAAGGACGTGGCGAACGAGCACGGCGTCACGGTGATCGAGAACCAGCTCGTGGCCAGGAGCCTCTACAAGCTCGTCGAGATCGGGCAGGAGATCCCGTCGGACCTCTATCGGGCCGTGGCCGAGATCCTGGCGCTCGTGTACCGGGCCAAGGGCCGAGGCATTGTCGGATAA
- the flhA gene encoding flagellar biosynthesis protein FlhA, whose protein sequence is MSANQQTMPGLNLVRHPDVIMSIAVVGILVIMLLPLPRFALDLLLSFNITLAIVVLLVGMQVRKPLEFSVFPSVLLMVTLFRLSLNIASTRLILLHGNEGPGAAGEVIRAFGNFVMGGNYTVGLVVFCILVVINFVVITKGAGRVAEVAARFTLDAMPGKQMSIDADLNAGLINETEARRRRREIAEEADFYGAMDGASKFVRGDAIAAVIIILVNIIGGLTIGVLQQGMSLAAAAQNYTLLTVGEGLVAQVPALIVSTAAGIVVTRAASESALGQEIARQVLVSPKVFATASVILVGLGMVPGLPHVAFLLLGSLVGWLAYELYRQERERAVVPAPAAPAKGAEPVPQVAPLDLMEVQVGYGLIGLVDGEQGGLLLERIKGIRRQTASDMGFLVPPIHIRDNLQLRPNEYAILLKGVELVRGEVLPGHVLAIDPGSAHKEAVRGIPTKEPAFGLPALWVPESGREQAQMAGFTVVDGSSVIATHLSEVIKRHAHELIGRQEVQALLDELAKTHPKLVEELIPNLLSLGAIVRILGNLLRERVPIRDLRTILEAIADHAGVTKDPEVLTEAARQAVGRAITRQYLVVDGTLPVITLDPRLDRRLADQAAAGGQGGLWSLEPGLSQKLLGLLKQAAERVATKGQQPVILCSPGLRRHLRRVTERILPSVPVLALNEIDGVAKIKAVETVKVGEEAA, encoded by the coding sequence ATGAGCGCGAACCAGCAGACGATGCCCGGACTAAACCTGGTGAGGCATCCCGACGTGATCATGTCGATCGCGGTCGTGGGGATCCTCGTGATCATGCTGTTGCCGTTGCCGCGGTTCGCCCTCGACCTTCTGCTCTCCTTCAACATCACGCTGGCCATCGTCGTGCTGCTGGTGGGGATGCAGGTGCGGAAACCGCTGGAGTTCTCGGTCTTTCCTTCCGTCCTCCTGATGGTCACGCTGTTCCGGCTCTCGCTCAACATCGCCTCCACGCGCCTCATCCTCCTGCACGGCAACGAGGGGCCCGGCGCGGCCGGCGAGGTCATCCGCGCCTTCGGCAACTTCGTGATGGGGGGCAACTACACGGTCGGCTTGGTCGTGTTCTGCATCCTCGTGGTCATCAATTTCGTGGTCATCACGAAGGGAGCCGGCCGGGTCGCGGAAGTGGCCGCGCGATTCACCCTGGACGCGATGCCGGGCAAGCAGATGAGCATTGACGCCGACCTCAACGCCGGCCTCATCAACGAGACCGAGGCCCGCCGTCGCCGCCGCGAGATCGCCGAGGAGGCGGATTTCTACGGCGCGATGGACGGGGCCAGCAAGTTCGTGCGGGGGGATGCGATCGCCGCCGTCATCATCATCCTGGTGAACATCATCGGCGGCCTCACGATCGGAGTCCTGCAGCAGGGCATGAGCCTGGCCGCCGCGGCCCAGAACTACACGCTCCTCACCGTCGGGGAGGGCCTGGTGGCCCAGGTGCCGGCCCTGATCGTGTCCACCGCCGCGGGCATCGTCGTGACGCGGGCCGCCTCGGAGTCGGCCCTGGGCCAGGAAATCGCGCGGCAGGTGCTGGTCTCTCCGAAGGTCTTCGCGACCGCCTCGGTGATCCTGGTGGGGCTGGGAATGGTCCCGGGGCTTCCGCACGTGGCCTTCCTGCTGCTCGGATCGCTGGTCGGGTGGCTGGCCTACGAGCTCTACAGACAGGAGCGGGAGCGGGCCGTGGTGCCGGCGCCGGCCGCCCCGGCCAAAGGGGCGGAGCCGGTCCCCCAGGTCGCGCCGCTGGATTTGATGGAAGTCCAGGTCGGGTACGGGCTGATCGGGCTGGTGGATGGTGAGCAGGGCGGGCTCCTGCTCGAGCGGATCAAAGGGATCCGCCGGCAAACCGCCTCGGACATGGGCTTTCTGGTTCCGCCGATCCACATCCGGGACAACCTGCAGCTCCGGCCCAACGAGTACGCCATCCTGCTGAAGGGGGTGGAGTTGGTCCGCGGGGAGGTCCTGCCGGGCCACGTACTGGCCATTGATCCCGGCTCGGCCCACAAGGAGGCGGTGCGGGGCATCCCCACGAAGGAGCCGGCGTTCGGCTTGCCCGCGCTCTGGGTGCCAGAATCCGGGCGGGAGCAGGCCCAGATGGCCGGCTTCACGGTCGTGGACGGCAGCTCCGTGATCGCGACGCACCTTTCGGAAGTGATCAAACGGCACGCCCACGAGCTGATCGGCCGGCAGGAGGTCCAGGCCCTGCTGGACGAATTGGCCAAGACGCATCCGAAGCTGGTCGAGGAACTGATCCCCAACCTCCTGTCGCTGGGCGCGATCGTGCGCATCCTCGGGAACCTCCTGCGGGAACGGGTGCCGATCCGGGACCTGCGGACGATCCTGGAAGCCATCGCCGACCACGCCGGAGTGACCAAGGATCCGGAGGTGTTGACCGAGGCCGCGCGACAGGCGGTGGGGCGGGCCATCACGAGGCAGTATCTGGTCGTGGACGGGACGCTGCCGGTCATTACCCTGGACCCCAGGCTGGACCGGCGGTTGGCGGACCAGGCGGCTGCAGGAGGGCAAGGAGGGCTCTGGTCGCTGGAGCCGGGCTTGTCGCAGAAGCTGCTCGGCCTGCTCAAGCAGGCGGCCGAACGGGTCGCCACGAAGGGGCAGCAGCCGGTCATCCTCTGCTCGCCCGGCCTCCGCCGACACCTGCGCCGCGTGACCGAGCGGATTCTGCCGTCGGTGCCGGTTCTGGCCCTCAACGAGATCGACGGAGTCGCCAAGATCAAGGCGGTCGAAACCGTGAAGGTGGGCGAGGAAGCCGCATGA
- a CDS encoding flagellar hook protein FlgE has product MGGFSSIYTGLSGVSANTESLSVIGNNIANQGTVGFKSSRTRFADLVRSFRGAGIGAGAAQAGSGVAIESVQTDFGQGPVVRSSSAMDWAIDGNGFFVVKNSSGNTFYTRAGQFRLNVDKQRTRIVNPTGEALQGFLADESGQIGSAVEEISLSNEMEGKATAAVSFLANLDSSKDAIGLPFDADDASTYHFSVSEGIFSEGDDTAHTLTVYFTKTDVNTWDLHARVDDGAAVAGAAPLVFNENGALDSGGTQDFTLTVPGSPDSTQSLTIDFTGTTQYGLPFASLSQSQDGYASGTLETISLGGDGMLTGRFTNQREKTIGQVGLAAFEDPTGLTRLSYELFAETGESGAPTVLKPGDPWQEGQPAVGQIQAYSVEQSNVDLGESFVDLITTQFGIQASSRAIQSSDDLIRVTLDLKQ; this is encoded by the coding sequence ATGGGCGGGTTCTCCTCCATCTACACGGGGTTGAGCGGCGTGAGCGCGAACACCGAGTCGCTCTCGGTGATCGGCAACAACATCGCGAACCAGGGCACGGTCGGCTTCAAGTCCAGCCGCACGAGGTTCGCCGACCTGGTCCGTTCCTTCCGCGGGGCCGGCATCGGCGCCGGCGCCGCCCAGGCCGGCTCCGGCGTCGCGATCGAAAGCGTCCAGACCGACTTCGGCCAGGGCCCCGTCGTGCGCTCGTCCAGCGCCATGGACTGGGCGATCGACGGCAACGGCTTCTTCGTCGTGAAGAACTCATCGGGGAACACCTTCTATACCAGGGCCGGCCAGTTCCGGCTGAACGTGGACAAGCAACGGACGCGCATCGTGAACCCGACCGGCGAAGCGCTGCAGGGCTTCCTCGCCGACGAGAGCGGACAAATCGGGAGCGCGGTCGAGGAAATTTCGCTGAGCAACGAGATGGAAGGGAAGGCGACGGCCGCCGTCTCGTTCCTGGCCAACCTGGATTCCTCGAAGGACGCGATCGGCCTCCCGTTCGACGCGGACGACGCCTCGACCTATCACTTCTCGGTCAGCGAAGGGATCTTCAGCGAAGGCGACGACACCGCCCACACGCTGACGGTCTATTTCACCAAGACCGACGTCAACACCTGGGACTTGCACGCGCGGGTGGACGACGGCGCGGCCGTCGCCGGAGCCGCGCCGCTCGTCTTCAACGAGAACGGGGCGCTGGACTCAGGCGGAACGCAGGACTTCACGTTGACCGTACCGGGCTCCCCCGATTCCACCCAGTCCCTGACGATCGACTTCACGGGGACCACCCAGTACGGCCTCCCGTTCGCGTCCCTCTCCCAGTCCCAGGACGGGTATGCGTCCGGTACGTTGGAGACGATCTCGCTGGGGGGCGACGGGATGCTCACCGGGCGGTTCACGAACCAGCGGGAAAAGACGATCGGGCAGGTCGGGCTGGCCGCTTTCGAAGATCCGACGGGCTTGACGCGGTTGAGCTACGAGCTGTTCGCGGAGACGGGAGAGTCGGGCGCCCCGACGGTCCTGAAGCCGGGCGATCCTTGGCAGGAGGGACAGCCGGCCGTCGGACAGATTCAGGCCTACTCGGTGGAACAGTCCAACGTGGACCTGGGGGAGAGCTTCGTCGACCTGATCACGACGCAGTTCGGCATCCAGGCCAGCTCGCGGGCCATCCAATCGTCCGACGATCTCATCCGCGTGACGCTGGACTTGAAACAGTAG
- a CDS encoding flagellar biosynthetic protein FliO gives MEFWDSFIRMVSALAVVLGLVLALAVAARRFLRGRIGSPAATPLVQVLGSGYLGARKSIVLVSVAGELLVVGSTADTLVPLGRISDPERVRRDLIGGGAGRPETGTPAEVLP, from the coding sequence ATGGAGTTCTGGGACAGCTTCATCCGAATGGTTTCGGCCCTGGCCGTGGTGCTGGGGCTCGTGTTGGCGCTGGCCGTGGCCGCCCGCCGGTTCCTTCGCGGGCGGATCGGCTCGCCGGCTGCCACCCCGCTCGTGCAGGTGTTGGGCAGCGGGTACCTGGGCGCGCGCAAGAGCATCGTCCTCGTGTCGGTGGCGGGGGAGTTGCTCGTCGTCGGTTCGACTGCGGACACGCTGGTTCCGCTGGGGCGGATCAGCGACCCGGAGCGGGTTCGACGCGACTTGATCGGCGGCGGGGCCGGTCGGCCGGAGACGGGGACGCCCGCCGAGGTGCTGCCGTGA
- the fliM gene encoding flagellar motor switch protein FliM, which yields MAEKILSQDEVDALLRGVVSGEVDTTPKEEQLSGVRAYDILNQERIIRGRMPTLDMINDRFIRLMAVSWGNTLRKLIDFSLVSTQIVKFGEVLKKFPLPSSLNIFHIDTLRGHGLFVMDAMLVYLLVDHFFGGSGQTHVKPEGRDFTLIQQRIIKTVVNLAFTDLEKAWQPVQPFKISHVRSESNPQFAMVVSVSEIVVAIRFQVQIEENTRDLFLVYPYSMIEPIKEKLYSGFISDHLEQDLPWTGRFREQLQECAVRATILLGTATVRVRDVLNFTPGDVLVLDQSPGDTMTGFVEGQPKFQGNAAVLKGHQALRVTRVLRP from the coding sequence ATGGCGGAGAAAATTCTCTCACAGGACGAAGTCGACGCGCTGCTTCGCGGCGTGGTCTCCGGGGAGGTGGACACCACACCCAAGGAGGAGCAGCTCTCGGGAGTCAGGGCGTACGACATTCTGAACCAGGAGCGGATCATCCGGGGACGGATGCCGACCCTGGATATGATCAACGACCGGTTCATCCGGCTGATGGCCGTGTCTTGGGGGAACACCCTGCGCAAGCTGATCGACTTCAGCCTGGTCTCCACCCAGATCGTCAAGTTCGGGGAGGTGCTCAAGAAATTTCCCCTTCCGTCCTCTCTGAACATCTTCCACATCGACACGCTCCGCGGGCACGGGCTGTTCGTGATGGACGCCATGCTCGTGTATCTGCTCGTGGACCACTTCTTCGGCGGCAGCGGGCAGACCCACGTCAAGCCCGAGGGCCGGGACTTCACGCTCATCCAGCAGCGGATCATCAAGACCGTCGTGAACCTCGCGTTCACGGACCTCGAGAAGGCCTGGCAGCCGGTGCAGCCGTTCAAGATTTCGCACGTACGGTCGGAAAGCAACCCCCAGTTCGCGATGGTGGTGTCGGTCTCCGAGATCGTGGTGGCGATCCGCTTCCAGGTCCAGATCGAGGAAAACACGAGGGACCTGTTCCTCGTGTACCCCTACTCGATGATCGAGCCGATCAAGGAGAAACTCTATTCGGGATTCATCTCCGACCATCTCGAGCAGGACCTTCCGTGGACCGGACGGTTCAGGGAGCAACTCCAGGAATGCGCCGTCCGTGCGACGATCCTGCTCGGCACCGCCACCGTGCGGGTCCGCGACGTGCTGAACTTCACCCCCGGCGACGTCCTCGTGCTCGACCAGAGCCCCGGCGATACGATGACGGGATTCGTGGAAGGGCAGCCCAAGTTCCAAGGGAACGCCGCGGTGCTCAAGGGGCATCAGGCGCTCCGGGTCACGCGCGTGCTGCGACCGTGA
- the fliQ gene encoding flagellar biosynthesis protein FliQ yields MTPDVVVEIGRRAIETMLLVSAPILGLSLAVGLLVSVFQAMTQINEATLSFAPKILAVFVAALLFFPWMLGVLVTFMTGIIQSIPDYAR; encoded by the coding sequence ATGACTCCCGATGTCGTGGTGGAAATCGGCCGGCGCGCGATCGAGACCATGCTGCTGGTCTCGGCGCCCATCCTTGGGCTGAGCCTGGCCGTCGGGCTGCTGGTCAGCGTCTTTCAGGCCATGACCCAGATCAACGAGGCCACCCTGTCGTTCGCGCCGAAGATCCTGGCGGTCTTCGTGGCGGCGCTCCTGTTCTTTCCGTGGATGCTGGGCGTGCTCGTGACGTTCATGACCGGGATCATCCAGAGCATCCCGGATTACGCCAGATGA
- the fliN gene encoding flagellar motor switch protein FliN, giving the protein MGNLEAIQQKGEAPQAGTVPEPKSAAPPSAEGKAGATGNGNLDLVLDIPMQVSVQLGTARMLIRELLQLGQGSVIELEKLAGEPMEVLVNNKLVARGEVVVVNEKFGIRLTDVVSPSERIQQLT; this is encoded by the coding sequence ATGGGAAACCTGGAAGCAATCCAACAGAAGGGAGAAGCGCCCCAGGCGGGAACGGTTCCCGAGCCGAAGTCCGCGGCGCCGCCATCTGCGGAAGGAAAGGCCGGAGCGACCGGGAACGGCAACCTGGATCTGGTCCTCGACATCCCGATGCAGGTCTCGGTCCAGTTGGGAACGGCTCGGATGCTGATCCGCGAGCTGCTCCAGCTCGGCCAGGGGTCCGTGATCGAGCTCGAAAAGCTGGCCGGCGAGCCGATGGAAGTGCTGGTCAACAACAAACTGGTGGCGCGCGGCGAAGTCGTCGTCGTCAACGAGAAGTTCGGAATCCGCCTGACCGACGTGGTGAGCCCGTCTGAGCGCATTCAGCAACTCACATGA
- a CDS encoding flagellar hook protein FlgE — MGILSSLFAAVSGLNATGNQLSVIGNNIANQGTVGFKSSRTTFADLVSSSLGGGTGTLQTGIGVALTSIQANFTQGSLVTSGNALDMAVDGNGFFIMTDSQGGTFYSRAGQFRLDSQNRVVNPNGLFLQGYQADSDGQITGTIDTIALPATTASPNKTTSVTVSVNLQADATTSTFSLSDPTGTSNFSTSITAYDSLGKSHLLTTYFTRTAANTWTYNVVGNSSEVTSGTTSGTYHTSNINSTLGIVKLMSGSLTFTTAGALDTESVVTYYDTGTAAGTAGATAGAGRVSFTGATANQAITLDYGTSITTDSGTTGLDGTTQFGAASALVNQTQDGYGAGSLQAFLVDSEGTISGRFSNGQIRTLAQVVLAKFPDPVGLVRSGKNLYAESSDSGQPLRAAPDSAGLGKVASNSLELSNVDLGEEFINMIAAQRGFQANSRMITTSDEILQELVNLKR; from the coding sequence ATGGGAATCCTGTCATCCTTGTTCGCGGCAGTCAGCGGTCTGAACGCCACGGGAAACCAGCTCTCGGTGATCGGCAACAACATCGCCAACCAGGGCACGGTCGGCTTCAAGTCCAGCCGCACGACCTTCGCCGACCTGGTCAGCTCCTCGCTGGGCGGCGGCACCGGCACCTTGCAGACCGGGATCGGCGTCGCCCTCACCAGCATCCAGGCCAACTTCACGCAGGGGTCGCTGGTCACCTCCGGCAACGCGCTGGACATGGCGGTGGACGGGAACGGGTTTTTCATCATGACGGATTCGCAGGGGGGCACCTTCTACAGTCGGGCCGGGCAATTCCGGCTCGACTCGCAGAATCGCGTCGTGAACCCGAACGGGCTGTTCCTGCAGGGGTACCAGGCCGACTCCGACGGCCAGATCACCGGTACGATCGACACGATCGCGTTGCCGGCCACGACCGCGTCTCCGAACAAGACGACGTCGGTCACGGTCTCCGTGAACCTGCAGGCCGACGCGACCACGAGCACCTTCTCGCTCAGCGATCCGACCGGCACGTCGAATTTCTCGACCTCGATCACCGCCTACGACTCGCTGGGCAAGAGCCACCTTCTGACCACCTACTTCACGAGGACCGCCGCCAACACCTGGACCTACAACGTGGTCGGCAACTCCAGCGAAGTGACCTCCGGCACGACCTCCGGCACCTACCACACGAGTAACATCAACAGTACGTTGGGAATCGTGAAGCTCATGTCCGGCTCGTTGACCTTCACGACGGCCGGGGCGCTGGATACGGAGAGTGTGGTCACCTATTACGATACGGGCACGGCGGCCGGGACAGCCGGAGCCACCGCCGGGGCCGGCCGGGTCAGTTTCACCGGCGCCACCGCGAACCAGGCCATCACGCTCGATTACGGAACCAGCATCACCACCGACAGCGGCACGACTGGCCTGGACGGGACGACTCAGTTTGGTGCCGCCTCGGCGCTCGTGAACCAGACCCAGGACGGGTACGGGGCCGGCAGTCTCCAGGCTTTCCTCGTGGACTCGGAGGGGACGATCAGCGGCCGCTTCTCCAACGGCCAGATCAGGACTCTGGCCCAGGTGGTCCTGGCCAAGTTCCCGGACCCGGTCGGGCTCGTCCGCTCGGGCAAGAACCTCTACGCCGAGTCGTCCGATTCGGGCCAGCCCTTGCGGGCTGCGCCGGACAGCGCCGGGCTGGGCAAGGTCGCCTCCAACTCGCTCGAGCTGTCCAACGTGGACCTGGGAGAGGAGTTCATCAACATGATCGCGGCCCAGCGCGGGTTCCAGGCGAACTCCCGCATGATCACGACCTCGGACGAGATCCTGCAGGAATTGGTGAATTTGAAGCGGTAG
- the fliP gene encoding flagellar type III secretion system pore protein FliP (The bacterial flagellar biogenesis protein FliP forms a type III secretion system (T3SS)-type pore required for flagellar assembly.) yields MACCLLSLAWAGPAWADGPTVTIDLGGGSGKGQTSVVIQILALLTALSLAPAFFIMVTSFTRIVIVLSFLRQALGTQQVPPNQILISLALFLTVFVMTPVWQKVYQDALQPLVAEQITNEEAFTRGMAPVRTFMLQQVREKDLELFVDLAKLPKPASADELPTHVLIPSFILSELRIAFQIGFLIYIPFLIVDMVVASVLMSMGMMLLPPVVISLPFKLILFVLADGWYLVVGSMVRSFH; encoded by the coding sequence GTGGCCTGTTGCCTGCTGTCTCTCGCTTGGGCCGGGCCGGCTTGGGCCGACGGCCCGACCGTGACAATCGACTTGGGCGGCGGAAGCGGCAAGGGGCAGACCTCCGTGGTCATCCAGATTCTGGCCCTGCTGACGGCGCTCTCCCTCGCCCCGGCCTTCTTCATCATGGTGACTTCATTCACCCGGATCGTGATCGTGCTCTCGTTTCTGCGCCAGGCGCTCGGGACCCAGCAGGTGCCCCCGAACCAGATCCTCATCAGCCTGGCCCTGTTCCTCACCGTGTTCGTCATGACGCCGGTCTGGCAGAAGGTCTACCAGGACGCGCTGCAGCCGCTCGTGGCCGAACAGATCACGAACGAAGAAGCCTTCACGCGGGGCATGGCCCCGGTGCGAACCTTCATGCTCCAGCAGGTCCGGGAGAAGGACCTGGAGCTGTTCGTGGATCTGGCGAAGCTGCCCAAGCCGGCCTCGGCCGACGAGCTGCCCACGCACGTGCTCATCCCGTCGTTCATCCTGAGCGAGCTGCGGATCGCGTTCCAGATCGGCTTCCTGATCTATATTCCGTTCCTGATCGTGGACATGGTCGTGGCCAGCGTCCTGATGTCCATGGGCATGATGTTGCTGCCGCCGGTGGTGATCTCGCTGCCGTTCAAGCTGATCCTGTTCGTGCTGGCGGACGGCTGGTACCTGGTGGTCGGGTCGATGGTCAGAAGCTTTCATTAG
- a CDS encoding flagellar basal body-associated FliL family protein translates to MAEAAAVDTAAAEKETKNPAPPAPRSLPVKLVLMIGAAALLLGLGGAIAFMKFTGGHAGEGARPEQAAPAESPGAAAPGERTAQAGPPEKGAPGTMFDMDSFIVNLADAPEVRYLKLTLKLELEQPDVAADLSARMPQVRDGILILLSSKDSSGLRTTQGKFQLRDEITHRVNSALPKAGVRTAYFTEFVVQ, encoded by the coding sequence ATGGCAGAAGCAGCCGCAGTCGACACCGCCGCCGCGGAAAAAGAGACGAAGAACCCGGCTCCTCCGGCCCCGCGCAGCCTTCCCGTCAAGCTGGTGCTCATGATCGGAGCCGCCGCACTGCTGCTCGGGCTGGGGGGCGCGATCGCGTTCATGAAATTCACGGGAGGCCACGCCGGCGAAGGGGCCCGTCCCGAACAAGCTGCACCGGCCGAATCGCCCGGCGCTGCGGCACCCGGGGAGCGGACGGCACAGGCGGGGCCCCCGGAGAAGGGCGCGCCCGGCACGATGTTCGACATGGATTCCTTCATCGTGAACCTGGCCGACGCCCCGGAAGTCCGCTACCTCAAACTCACCCTGAAGCTCGAGTTGGAGCAGCCGGATGTCGCGGCGGATCTTTCCGCCCGGATGCCCCAGGTGCGTGACGGCATCTTGATTCTGTTGTCGAGCAAGGACTCGTCCGGCCTGCGGACGACGCAGGGCAAGTTCCAGCTGCGGGATGAGATCACCCACCGCGTCAACTCGGCGCTCCCCAAAGCCGGCGTCCGGACCGCGTACTTCACCGAATTCGTCGTGCAGTAG